The Fusarium keratoplasticum isolate Fu6.1 chromosome 8, whole genome shotgun sequence genome includes a region encoding these proteins:
- a CDS encoding Protein kinase domain-containing protein, whose translation MDPVSLAGLAIGVASIGLQVYTGCIQGIQLLVTALGYEDDCKYLNLRLRMEQQRLFAWSETSGLLDLDAKNQDKILNSNVFNLHRQTVLDLLVQIRCLFDEFTEYQRKHNNLCTVEDHDGILGAPEKDAKLANYPMTERKRDFIKKAMLGLKTKSVEGITRLRWTSFDKAGFERLLAKFSILNDNMTNLLDHSLQVEIRNTVQDTNRGVLLLHHKIADLSHLVLALKSQLDAGSPGGPSSMSKLEREANADALRQLSRLAKFKAFNETIDPKSEGPAVVDEAAAKFLELAKPGHQRNLFVPRYLIEVDPEVDESDEPRCEAIMKTAEGKKKVWIEWKDYDSAGPRPGSLSKADIIERVRKLAALLNHSPKPEAFRTPHCLGFFDKADPNMPEDDVDILDRRLGLIFERPSDDNLDTTRPPISLRELLQDPKVRKPRVTERVRLAHAISNCLLYLHAVHWLHKGLRSHNVLFFLTRDGHVDYRQPYLSGFDFSRPGGSDEMTDAPGDDAEHDLYRHPNAQSNRRRERERSKKSFDIYSLGVILVELAHWRPIEEVLGIDMRRARGRPDVVRKVRDALLAEDRVAAVGADMGERFEDATRRCLAGGEELGLRDGDDETEDEVAERLSIKFYKEVVKRLEDVVV comes from the exons ATGGATCCCGTCTCCCTAGCCGGCTTGGCCATCGGCGTCGCTTCCATTGGCCTACAGGTCTATACAGGATGTATCCAAG GGATCCAGCTTCTCGTCACGGCCCTGGGCTACGAGGATGACTGCAAATATCTCAACCTGCGCCTCCGCatggagcagcagcgcctcTTTGCCTGGAGCGAGACGTCTGGCCTGCTCGATCTGGATGCGAAGAACCaggacaagatcctcaactccaacgTCTTCAACTTGCACCGTCAGACGGTGCTCGACCTTCTCGTGCAGATTCGCTGCCTCTTTGATGAGTTTACAGAGTATCAGCGGAAACACAACAATCTCTGCACCGTCGAGgatcatgatggcatccTAGGAGCCCCTGAAAAGGACGCCAAGTTGGCAAACTATCCCATGACGGAGAGGAAGCGGGACTTTATCAAGAAGGCCATGCTCGGGCTCAAGACCAAGTCGgtcgagggcatcaccagACTACGTTGGACGTCGTTTGACAAGGCTGGGTTTGAGAGGCTCCTTGCCAAGTTTTCCATCCTCAATGATAACATGAccaacctccttgaccacTCCCTCCAGGTCGAGATCAGGAACACTGTACAAGACACCAACCGGGGTGTCTTGCTACTGCACCACAAGATCGCCGACTTGAGCCACCTCGTGCTGGCCCTCAAGTCCCAACTCGACGCGGGCAGCCCTGGTGGCCCATCTTCCATGTCCAAGCTGGAGCGAGAAGCCAACGCTGATGCGCTGAGGCAGTTGTCGAGactggccaagttcaaggcctTCAATGAGACCATTGACCCAAAGTCTGAAGGCCCCGCCGTCGTCGATGAAGCCGCCGCAAAGTTCCTCGAGCTTGCGAAGCCAGGCCATCAGCGCAATCTCTTCGTGCCTCGCTACCTCATTGAGGTAGACCCCGAAGTTGATGAATCGGACGAGCCACGATGCGAAGCTATCATGAAGACTGcagaggggaagaagaaggtctgGATCGAGTGGAAGGACTATGACAGCGCAGGACCTCGGCCAGGATCTCTATCCAAGGCAGACATCATCGAGAGAGTTCGGAAACTTGCCGCGTTGTTGAATCACAGCCCGAAGCCCGAAGCCTTTCGCACTCCCCActgcttgggcttcttcgACAAAGCCGATCCCAACATGCCtgaagatgatgtcgatATCCTCGACCGCCGACTGGGTCTCATATTTGAGCGTCCATCTGACGATAACCTCGATACCACAAGACCCCCGATCTCGTTGCGTGAACTTCTCCAAGACCCAAAGGTCCGCAAACCTCGAGTCACTGAACGAGTCCGTCTCGCACACGCCATCAGTAACTGTCTCCTCTACCTGCACGCCGTGCACTGGCTGCACAAGGGTCTCCGAAGCCACAAcgtgctcttcttcctcacgCGGGACGGCCACGTGGACTACCGCCAACCATACCTCTCGGGCTTTGATTTCTCTCGCCCTGGTGGCTCTGACGAGATGACTGACGCTCCAGGAGACGACGCGGAGCATGACCTATACCGACATCCTAACGCGCAATCAAACCGTCGACGGGAGAGGGAGCGCTCCAAGAAGAGCTTCGATATTTACAGTCTGGGTGTCAttcttgtcgagcttgcgCACTGGCGTCCTATCGAAGAGGTGCTAGGTATCGACATGCGACGTGCACGAGGTCGCCCTGATGTGGTGCGAAAGGTACGGGATGCTCTCCTAGCTGAAGATAGAGTCGCGGCTGTGGGTGCCGACATGGGTGAGAGATTCGAGGATGCGACTCGACGATGTCTGGCTGGCGGAGAAGAACTGGGGCTGcgagatggcgatgacgagACTGAGGACGAGGTTGCTGAGCGCTTATCAATCAAGTTCTATAAGGAGGTTGTAAAGCGATTAGAGGACGTGGTTGTGTGA